From the genome of Papaver somniferum cultivar HN1 chromosome 2, ASM357369v1, whole genome shotgun sequence, one region includes:
- the LOC113354081 gene encoding MLP-like protein 423 — protein MVVSGVAGTLELVVEIRSSADMFWESLKTWSAIFPEVLPDTYKSIEVIEEMNGEKNGSVTLWKINPSTLVEGAPVMMEEIKKIENLDELTKTIIYSVIGGDLLKLYKSYEPQLKVTPGDHKVFDEEDEKVEKRGGTVKWSVKYEKINEMVPEPYMIKEMIYKTILKMDEYILAKQKEVTSDK, from the exons ATGGTTGTTTCCGGTGTTGCTGGTACACTTGAGTTAGTAGTAGAAATTCGTAGCTCAGCAGACATGTTTTGGGAATCTCTTAAAACTTGGTCAGCTATTTTTCCCGAGGTTTTACCCGACACTTATAAGAGCATTGAAGTAATTGAAGAAATGAATGGAGAAAAGAATGGATCTGTTACCCTCTGGAAAATAAATCCAA gtacACTGGTTGAAGGGGCTCCCGTTATGATGGAAGAgatcaaaaaaatagaaaatctGGATGAACTAACCAAGACAATAATTTACAGTGTTATTGGTGGAGATTTATTAAAGCTTTACAAAAGTTATGAACCTCAGCTTAAAGTTACTCCAGGTGATCATAAGGTTTTTGACGAAGAAGACGAGAAGGTCGAAAAAAGAGGAGGGACTGTGAAGTGGTCGGTGAAGTATGAGAAAATAAATGAGATGGTTCCCGAACCTTACATGATTAAGGAAATGATCTATAAGACCATACTCAAAATGGACGAATACATCCTCGCCAAGCAAAAAGAAGTGACAAGTGATAAGTAA
- the LOC113354082 gene encoding uncharacterized protein LOC113354082: protein MRKVCSPRCCKLARVMGSIQILLGGLVILVSITSLFRFYSAGFFMHDEDICKHFYGVRDSYSGFDTKALSDRVEEVLMKLATLQDQLEFTVQKMDKDRGGSIDKSEYKKFLEEQVIQPLYSAHISLRQIRLPKVQETRNASTPSVEDPLINSFVVEEIRKYITAKTNRVGKVNIYGTEKIYNTIGHACVLMKEELEEYMNYDIGSYCKDDWPLAQKLMINGCDPLPRRRCLTRASKLYLKPYAINESSWKLPDGRNVRWANYQCRNFECLAAKNPKRGYTKCSGCFEMEKEKVKWMGNSSTPNAPTFRISDVLEVKPGEIRIGLDFGIGTGTFAARMREQNVTIISTALNLGAPFNEMIALRGLLPLYVTLNQRLPFFDNTMDLIHTIGFLDGWIDLQLMDFILFDWDRILRPGGLLWVDRFFCKKTELDDFMYMFLQFRYKKHKWVIYPKSNDEVYLSALLEKPPRSL, encoded by the coding sequence ATGAGGAAAGTTTGCTCACCAAGATGCTGCAAACTTGCAAGAGTGATGGGTTCAATTCAGATTCTATTAGGAGGACTTGTAATCCTAGTAAGTATAACGAGTTTGTTTCGATTTTACTCTGCCGGTTTTTTTATGCACGATGAGGACATCTGCAAACATTTTTATGGTGTTAGAGATTCGTACAGTGGTTTCGATACGAAAGCTTTATCAGATCGGGTTGAAGAAGTGTTAATGAAACTGGCAACATTGCAAGATCAGCTTGAATTCACTGTACAAAAGATGGACAAAGATAGAGGAGGTAGTATTGATAAATCCGAGTACAAGAAGTTTTTAGAGGAACAAGTGATTCAACCTCTTTATAGTGCTCATATTTCTCTTCGACAGATTCGACTACCGAAAGTTCAAGAAACTAGAAATGCGAGTACTCCCTCAGTTGAAGACCCATTAATCAACTCGTTTGTAGTGGAAGAGATTCGCAAGTACATAACCGCGAAAACGAATAGAGTCGGAAAGGTGAATATATATGGAACAGAAAAGATTTACAACACAATAGGGCATGCTTGTGTTTTAATGAAGGAGGAATTGGAAGAGTACATGAATTACGACATTGGTTCTTACTGTAAAGATGATTGGCCTTTAGCTCAGAAGCTTATGATTAATGGATGCGATCCGTTGCCTAGGAGGCGTTGTTTGACTAGAGCATCGAAGCTATATCTGAAGCCGTACGCAATTAACGAGTCGTCATGGAAATTGCCTGATGGAAGAAATGTCCGGTGGGCTAATTATCAGTGCAGGAACTTTGAGTGTTTAGCTGCCAAGAATCCGAAACGAGGTTATACCAAATGCAGTGGATGTTTTGAGATGGAAAAGGAGAAAGTTAAATGGATGGGTAATAGTAGTACACCAAATGCGCCAACTTTTCGTATTAGTGATGTTCTTGAAGTTAAGCCTGGGGAGATAAGAATAGGCCTTGATTTTGGTATAGGTACTGGAACTTTTGCTGCAAGAATGAGGGAACAAAATGTGACAATTATCTCGACTGCTCTTAACCTCGGGGCGCCTTTCAACGAGATGATTGCGTTAAGAGGTTTGCTTCCTTTGTATGTAACATTAAATCAAAGACTGCCATTTTTTGATAATACTATGGATTTGATTCATACAATAGGGTTCTTAGATGGTTGGATTGATTTGCAACTAATGGATTTTATCTTGTTCGATTGGGATAGAATTCTGAGACCTGGTGGATTGCTCTGGGTAGACCGTTTCTTCTGCAAGAAAACTGAGTTGGATGACTTCATGTATATGTTTCTGCAGTTTAGGTACAAGAAACATAAATGGGTTATTTATCCTAAATCGAATGACGAGGTTTATCTATCTGCATTGTTGGAGAAACCACCAAGGTCACTATAA